The genomic region TATCACTACTGTCTCTctttattaagatttttttgtacAATCCCCCAGGTCATCAGGCAGTCATTCTGAAATGCAAACTGACCACATACAtaacttcctttttaaaaggttCTTTAAAAACAGACCATCTTTAACATGAAGACTacagaaaactgagaaattaGGAATACAACCACTCCAAGTGTAAAAAATTTCCCAGAGTACCATATAAGCAGAAGTTTAGAAAATTCATGGCCTTACAGgcttaaaacaaaaattcctgAAGAAACtcaaacacttgaaaaaataaGTTAGCAGAAGACTCCAAACCCATGCTTACCATAAGCATTAAAAAGCAAATCCtaaatttgattattttaaagGTGTTTGTAGGCACCTAACTtatactgattttaaaatcaaattacatTCCAAAAAACTGTTTTATGTCTTTTCATTGACAGGGCATAGGCAATAAAcgtttaaaaaagcaaaaaaaaaaaaatgcacacaatAATTCCAATGAgttcatagatttttttctgtcaacaGCTTTTACTGTAGCACCTTTAGTATTTCTTCAACAGGGTCACAGAAAAGTTAATTAACAGGTTATGTTATTCAAATCAAAGTatggttaatttttaaaaattactattttagAAATGTATGGATATTAGTTTGATCACAATAAATGCCTAAAAAGTTTAAAGAGTTGACTCAGTACAGCTTAATCTGCATTCTATTCCAACGTGCTACAACGACAAATTTGGAAATTAACTTTTCCAAAACActaaaaacaaagtttaataAACAAATTTGACATCTACCTTAGTATTTAAGCTGCTAAACCACAGAACCtatggaaaaatatgttttcgGCAATAAATCAACAACAGCAAATGAAAggtgatggttttgttttgttttcttaaaaaaataaaaataaaaaaagacaacgtaacactttttctttttcctcaccaGACAACAGCTTTAGATCTTGTACTTCTgcctttggttttattttcttcaggtgAATGAGATACATTtgctttgtgggttttcttATGATGTtccagaaaagcttttctggCAAACGCTTTCCCACATTTATTGCATCGGTGCAGAGAGAagttttttgttacttttactTCAATGCCAACATCAGCTCCTTCATACTTTTTATTGGGAGAATTAGAGGTGACATCCTGTTTTGAAGcaatctgttttgtttcatcCCTCTGAGGGCCTCTTTTTGTCACCTTGTTTAGAACAAGATCAATTGGCTTTTTTATTGCTCTGATTTCTAAACTTGCAGTTATTTTCCCAAGGTAGCGTGGAGATTTTTTATGAACTACAGTTATATGCCTTATCACATCACGTTTGCGGCGTGTTTCGTAAGAGCAGAGTGGACACCTGTAGTATTTAACATAAATGTTATTTCCATCTGTGTGTAGCTCAATGTGTTTTGTCAAGTTCTGTTTAGAAGTAAATTGGCGTTTACAGAGTTTACAGTAAAGCTGCTTGAAGTCAAAGCCAGCTGAAAGTTTTGGCTTCCTGGTTTTTTGCTGGCCACCTGCAGCAGATGCATTGGTTGATTTAGAGGTTGATTTAGCTGTTGATTTACAGGTTGATTTAGCGGTTGATTTAGAAGTTGATTTAGGGTTTTCAGGGTCCtgtttaactttatttttctgtgctgacggtgtgctttttttctcatttgaatgATTTGTTCCTTTTAATTCATTCTGTGGAGAAAGGGCAATGGAAGGGGGTGAAGGTTCTACAGAATCTGCTGGTTCAacttttacttttatttcagtgcCATTGGCAGTATTATTGGgtcctttctctcttttagaGTTCTTTCCAGAAAGAGTTATCTTGTGAACAATTTGCATGTGCCTTTTCAGCATTATTTGTGAactatattttcttttacacagAAGGCATTTGCATGCAGTTAAATTGTATTCAGCCTTTGAAGACGACTTTTGTTTTCGGGtcttaaaagattttttagCAGAAGCTGTATCCAAGAACAAAGGTTGCCCAGGCTTTGTAGCTATATCAGGAGTAATGGAATCCCTTCTTAATCCTCTATGAACTTCATCAAAATGCCTCCTTACGTTGGCTTTTGTAGCAAATGATTTATAACACACAGGACAACTTCTACCTAATGTTACAAGAACATTCTTATTCCGTCCTTTCGCAATGCactggtttggtttcttttttgtttctatgTATTTCTTGAGctcttccatcttttttttgtgCACTTTTCGAATGTGCCGGCGTACACTGCGTCTGGAATGAAATTCTTTCCTACAAAGGCAACATATCAGCTGGTGCCCAAAATCAGAATTATCCAGAGAGTCCAACTCAGGATTTACAGCTGGAGGctgttcttcaggaggaggTATCACCTTGTTCATCACAGGATCAGCAGGAGGCAATTCTACAGTCTCCCCAGCTAGGACTGAGGCTGGAGCTGCAACAGTCTTGGTTTGCTCAGTGCTGGGTTCCTGTGTCTGTACTGGGGCTTGATCAGGGGTATTACTGCTTTCTAGGTTCTCATCTGGGCTATCAGTCCTTGAGACATATTGAAATACAGCATTCTGATTAGTCTCTATAGGTTCCAATTTAATTACATATTCTTGCTTATCTACCCTTGGGTAGATTGCTTCCAGGAGGTCATTTATGGCTTGACTCTGTTTATCATGTATATCCGGGAGATCTGTGAAAAGAGACAAaggtattttttcattatttgataACTTCAAATTATTTACATTCCAAAGTATCTTTTTATCACTCTGTCAATTTATTCAAATTTGAACAAATCCCGTATTTGTACTATTTTTCTGACAATATTACTTAGAGATTTTGAGTAATCATTTTTATTACATGAGTACACGGGACTTTTTTATTAAAGGCCAATGGTGGAACTACATCCTTCTAGTGTGCTAATGTGAAAGTGATCTAAACTGAAAATTAGTTTGCCTGGAATTAACCTGTTCTTAAAATCTGTATCAGTTGCAAAAATAATGGCATACAATGGAGGCTGTCCTGTAAGCAAGAAACTAAGCCCCAAGTACCATTAGAAACTGATTTTCATACTGCTGGAAACAGATGTTCTCATCACAGAAGCCTAATTCTGGAAACAAGCTCTTCTCTGAGAATTCTGAACTGTCCTTAAGAAAGAATTAAACATCTGTGTAACCTGAGCACTGCAAAAAGGTATAAGTAGATTAAGAGAGAACTTAACTTCTGGGGTAGGGAAAGCCTTTAGTAATGCCAAAGCAGTAATAGGCTCAGTGACACAGTACGATAGTAAATGCTAAGGACAGGAAAAATTCGGGGGAAAAAAACTGTACTCGTTTCTCCTGAGCCAAATTACTTCAAGAAAGAATAACTTCACTGAGGTTCACCAAAGGTTCATCCTGTGCTCTTTCCTGATAATGAGCTGAAGCAGacttaaaaagcaagcaagaaggACACAAGGATTATCCTTGTTTGTCTGCTGCCAGTAAGTTTCTCCAGCTGAAGTTTGCCTTTAAGGTACTGTTTTAATACACCTGATTTCCAAAAAGTttattcaaatgtttttttagcATTTATATTTCTGGTTACCATAATATTAAGCAGTTTTTCTATTTTGAGAAACTGAGATGATACAGTTCAAAATTATCCAATGATTTGAAGATGTGATTCCTGGCAGCAGTTAATGGGCAACCCACACCTGGTCAGCACTGCTCCTTCCACACTACCAGCAATATATGAAAAGATTGTCAGCACAAGAACTATGACATTTTGTTGCTTGGTACCCCATCTtttaacactgaatttttaacaCCTTTTGCAGTCAGTTTCAAATGGGATTACCTATACAATTTTTATCAAGGGTAAAAAGTCCTTCCCATTTTATAGCACCTTTTCAGACCATTTAATGAGTACACTAACATCTAAAAACATCAAGAGAGAATAGGTTTTGGAATTTTTCAGCATAAGGATGCTGAATTtcattcctttctcttcttcagtattttttattgcatttattgAAAAAGCCACATCCCTTTATTCAATAGTCAGATTCAATTTTATATAAAACTCAAGAATTTTTACTGGTTTGTTCAGACTACATAGTTGTATTCTCTTCATTTCCACCCATCTTAGTGAACAGTGGGGGAAGCCAGCCAGCCAATTAAACATCAGGAGAGTAAAGAATTCCTGTTCAGCACGTTATTCTTATGTTGCTCAGAAGCTTTTACATCCAAGTCAGATGCACCTACAGCCTTTCCTTGGAACTCCAACTCACCCCTTTTCACAAAGAAGCTCCAAAACTCTCTGCAACTAGCCAACCACATTCATTTAAGGAAGGTGTCAGTTCCAATTTTTTCACCACCTCCTCCACAGCACTAGCTGGTACAATGTAGGAAAGGAATCATCTACATAAATCTGCTGGTTCCTGATTTTTGAAATATTGAGGCAGGATGGCATtaatcaagaaagaaaaaccctttTTGAACCCATGTTGATATagtgaaaaaatgaagataattGATTCCCAAGTATAGGGGAAGATTATGGATACTGATCCAAGTCACTCTATAGGACCCAGCTGAAGTCTATCAGGGTTATGCTGATTTAACAGTGAAAAGCCTTGTTAGATCCACACTTTTCTATGAGATTCCTTTCCTAGTACTTCTGTACCCTTTCCAGTATCTTACACAGTAAAGAGggaaagatgggaaagaaaaaggggaataTGGAATAAAACAATTAAAGTGACATTCTTCATTCAAAGGCAGAACATATAAACTAGCTATCAAGTAGTGACATTGGCACAGGTCTCAACTATTAATGCATATTAAGTCATTGCTGTAGCTTCTTTACTACCATAAAAGTGAGCTACCCGTGTTACTACTGAAATTTAATTCCACTTCTTTTTTAGCATTGTGTTTCTGCTGGGTTTGTATAaagagtataaaaaaaatagtttctcaACTTCAAGATAGCTTTACTAAATATTTCAATTAGTAAGACTTACTATCATCCATCTGGAGACTTGGAGGACAATAGAACTTTTTATGAGTAATTAAATTTGGTAATCCTCTGAAGAGACTTCGGCATAATTTACACTCAAAAATGGTGTCCACATCTTTTAACAAGATATGTTTAAGTTGTTTAGTTCCTGCAATAAAAGAAACATTACACTCAAGGAAGGTTTTCTGTTCATCTTTTAATTCACATTATCCCATGATAGTGGAAACACTTTAAAACATGACGATTAAAACCACATTTTATCTGGTTTTAATGCTATTTCATTGTAAAGACTAATGGCTAACATTAGGCAGGAGCCCATATTACAGTATATGGTTACTGCAATGCAATTGCCAACAGAAAAGAATAAGCACCTAGagctttttttgatttttttaagttcatCCAACAAGTGCAAGGAAAGCAAGATATATATAGCTATATCACATAAAAACAGCACCCAGTAAGGCAAAAATATTAGAGCATATAATAAAGCAAAGAGAATAACAGTTCAAGAAATGCTACTGCATCTAGATATCTGACCTAAGATCAAgatgcttaggaaaaaaagtagaacTGTAGACATATTTTCAGCGTGCTGAAAGGCAAATACATACAATTTGTCAGAAACTTTTCTATTAAATCAAAGGCAATAAGAGAAAACGTGTAGGTTTTCCAGACTATTATACATTGTAtattcaaaaacaaaaaaccaaaccaaaacaaaaaaaacccaaaaccaacaacccacAAAAATAGAGTTTGCTTTGGCACTGTTGATGTATTCCAACCCCTGTCTTGCTTAAACATCTAAAGGATTCAGAATTTAAGTTATACTTCAGACCCACTCCTTCACTTCTCATGAGATGAAAACTATGAATGTCATGTCTACAGTTAGCAATGGACTACTGAATGATTAATACTTACCCACTCtaagttggaaaaaaaccctagctAACCAAATTCAGCTAATTTTTTTATCTAGATTATTTTTTACCATGGCATAAGTCAAAATGAATCAAAATCAGACCAACAAGCAAAAATATAATGAAACTgaactaagaaaaaataataccaTGCAAACTATGCAACATCATCAAGACATCCTTCAAGCTCCAACAGATGTTCAAATTTTCTGTCATCACAAACACTCCTCTTAAGAATcgcttttaaaaatcagacttGGAGATGCTCTGCAGAACTGTTTCCCAAATAAAACTCTTTCAAATCTTAGTAATTTTGTAACAACTACTGGTTCTTCAATACAAATGGGCCCTACCAAGacagtttttcatttcttggTGTAATAGTAGTACTATAAAATTTTTACAACTAAGTTTTAGGAAAGCACAGTGTCTTCTCACATTTCAGCCACTGCTTATGAATGAAACTTAACTACCTGAGGCTACCATCCAGTTTATGTTCTCCTGCCTTTCCCAAGTTGTAACCCTAGccttctgtgttttcctctcACTACTCTCTCCTCAAGGGTTACTAACTTCATCTTAATCTGGCCTCCATTTTTACAAACAGGCTACAAACATTTAGATTAATGGAAAACTCCATTTTTAATAATAGTACACAGTTCCCCCAAAAGCAAATTGTCTACTTAGATCTCACTAACCAATACCTGAGTTTTTGCATATAAAGGAAATCACTGATCACTGACAAAAACCCAGCTGAACAAACTGAAGATGCTGCATGTAGATAAAATTCTGGTAAGATATCAAACTGTAACTCAGACAAAAGGCCTTTAGTTTAGTGACAGCACACAATAAACAAAAATGTGGCCATGCTGTTGATGATCCCAGCCACACACCCCTctctgaaacaacagaaaaaaaataatctaattcaCTATTTCACAGTCAAGAGACAGAAAGGTCCCTCATTCTCTCTCTGTTATACTGATAGTTCCATCTTTTTCAATACaacactgaaatgttttgtCTAATCTAAATTATTTGGCTTAAGAATTCCTGTGTGAAATTGAAGGATTTATGACATTCTGGAGATCAGACTAGATGACATGGTAGTCACCCTGGCTTCACACCTTCCTTAAACAACCACAAAGCTTTTCATCgatgggaataaaaaaaattgactgGTCCTTTTGAATTAAATTGTAGACCTTTATGGACTTTTAGAACCAGCAAATAAGTTTAAACCATGCACTGGTTTGTGGACAtggaaggcagagaaaagaaCACGCATATCTGCATCTCTCACCAGCTGTGTATTATGGCAGCACACAGCCTTCTGCCAGCATATGCTGCCTCCAGCTTACTGAAGCGTTTTCAGCTTCATAGTTACATTTAATCAGGAAGGTGATACTTTGTGAAATTCTGCTAATATTTGCAAATGATGAAGGTAGAATAACATCTGTGTCACAGAATCCGTGGTTATCACAGAACATTGGTTATCACAAATAGCGCTCTGGCAGAAATACCAGAATTTAAGCCTTTagcaagaaaaaaccaaaaaaataaacctagATTCAAATTCTTCTGTTATTCTTAACACTATGGATGGCAGAAGCTTCAGCTAAAACCACTTATGTAACCATACTCTGGATTTAATCTCTATTTTTTCACTACAAGAAAAATCGTTTCTTCCCATAACAAAATGTTGCTTATTCAAAACTAACCAGTAAAATCTTGGTCCAATTCCTTCTGCCTTCTGCCCCATTTGTAACCTATCAATTTAACACCTGTCAGTGAAAACAGGGCCTGTAcggataggacaaggggtaatggttgTAAACTctaagagggtagatttagaccagatattaggaagacattttttataATGGGTATTGAAACactgaacaggttgcccagagagatggcAGAAACCCCATCCCTATTCAAGGTCAAGTTTGAtagggctctgagcaacttggCAATGTCTCTGCTCATTGCCAGGGGTGCtgaactagatgagctttaaaggtcccttccaaacagTCCAGATACAAAGTACTTGCAACTGGTTTGTGCTACTACCTGTAGAGATTCCACTAATCTGCTTCAAACAGAGGAAACTTTTCACATACCCAAGGCAAATTCATGCAAGCAAACTGTTTataaaaaaagtcttccttCTCATTACAAGTTGTTTGAATGCAAGAAGAACATAAACTTAATATTCTACATTCTACAAGATTCATCTTGGACATGTATCCGGTTAGAGAGCAGcaatgatatatatatatataaatatatatgtgaaaTGTTCCATGGATAAAACAGTTGTGGAAAAATCTAGAAACATCTAGGTAGTAGCATTAAATATACCGCTTTAAGTTTTGTAATAAGTGCTGTGTTCTTGCATCAAGggttgtgaaaataaaatatttggtttGCCATATAAGAAATGCAGAAACCtctacacaaaaaaatattcaaggttTCAGTCATCCCTGGCATGCTTACCCAAATGCTCTGTTACTCTTAGGTTCTTTGCTATGTACTGCAACTCCAGAAACTAATCAGGAAACAAAAGTCACATGATAAAGCAATACTAAAAGTTAAAAGTAAACACTAAATTCTCATGATCTCAGGAGTTTTAAGATTAACTCATTATCAGCAGCAGGTGGGGtgacaaagcagaaaaacaaattgattttttatgtttttgaaGGATGACAATACAGCAGGAGCTGTATCTTCCTTACTCCACAGGAAAACCCTTATTAAAAGAACCAGCACCTAATACCAAAAACCTAAAACATGTCAAAGCcaagtgctgggttttttttaatatattgcatACACGTAACTTTTATAACAAGGCAATAAACTTCTTAGGAGCCAGGCATAGTTTCATACCTGATCGAAAACACTCAATGATTTGCTGAATACCAGATTTTGATGTTTGCAGAGGCTGCTGTAATAATGGAGGATCACCAGGTTCCAAGAGAtgcactgaaatacaaaaaaaggaTAATAACCTATCAGAGAACACTGAGATGAAGTTTATTAAGTTATGGATCTTGTGGACATGCAGTAAActagttaaaaataaagaccAGGGCTACAGTAAAGTTGTCTTACTCAAAAGTTTTCACTGACACCAGATTACAAAACAGCCCATAATGGATTTTCCAGCCATAATACCTCTAAGAGTTTGCTGTCATTCagattatttaaagaaaatactcaaAGCTATGTGTACCAagcacaaaaatatataaatatacaaaagAAAACTGACTCATTAGAAATTCTACCAATTAAATAAATTCCTCAGAACTATCTACTTGACTCCCATCGTTCAAACCAAAACAgatgtacaaaaaaaattaccaaattaCTTCACAGCTTACCATGTTATTTTGATATTGAATACACTCCTAAGCACTGAATCCAAATCTAAAGTACCaatggtcaggaaaaaaaaagcacaaattatATATACCAAAACTACCCACTATACTATTTTGTAACCAGTAGAACCACATTCAAGAAATGCTCCTGTGTCAAGCAAACTGCTGAAGTAACACCTTATTTCTGAAGTTTAATTCCACATTATCTTTGCAAAATCTATTGAAATTTAAACATTTACTGATCAGAATGATTATCAGTTAAATATGCAGTACTTATGCATATGAAAATAACATCCTATTGCTGTACATGCATAAGGCAATAAAGCTTTGCCCAGAGACAAAAccaaatttaaattaataagaGCACTTGGTAGCAAAACCATTAGTTAGGTCTTCCTGTTGATTTCTCGTTGACAAAATAACCAGCTTTGTAGTACATAAATTGTTTCCTGTCTTATCCATTTGATTTGGCATTTAACCCCACTGTAAGGTTTGCATTTCTAAACTAAGCACTGAACATAttcatggaaattatttttaatacagagcAGTAGAGCTACAGTATAAACTACATAGAGATACTAAATGCAAACAGATCAAACACATTTTGACACTGTTCTAAAAGACATAAGGTTATAAATAAATTCAAGCTGAAAAGAAcatcagaaagagaaacagcCCAAGAAAAGAATGATAGAAGGAACACTCCACCCAACTACGCTGGCCCCATAATATACTATTATACATACAAGCACATAACAACCATTACAAATCAGCTAATCGTTTGGGGATCTCTAGCACAATGACATATTGTATTCTACTAGCCTATGCCCTATTCTTCAAAATAGTATATTTTGGTTTGCATACTGCCTCTAATATGCATGTGCAACACCCACTGACATCAAGAGGAGTGACATACACGAAGCAGACAACACATCACTGTTATTTGTAAGACAAGAAAAGTATTTTAGCCTTTCTAAAACTTTATAACAACTCAAATCCATTTCATCttaaacacaaagaaatgtTTCTACTAGCTGAACATTACCTACTCCCAAACTACATTTAATTAAAGGAACATTATCAAAGTTGCCATGCTCATGTTTTCAACTCCTAATTCCCCAGGCtgattcctttcttttcaaaacagaagcaaaagtaTCTAAATAACAAACACTACAATACAGCAACAAGAAAGGAACCATATTTCATGTTAGGCTACCAATTATAACAATTGCAgaacaattacaaaaaaatcttgaaagctGGCTGAACCTTCAAAGTATGCATTATACTTTCCACTGATGGCATCTTCCATGGAatgcaaataaacattttagGATATTTTAGgacgtggggtttttttccttctctgaaaacAAGACTTTTCAGTTCATCAGAGCCCACAAGAGGAGatgtaaaggaaaaacataAATAGTGAATACAAGAGATTGCCAAAAACATGTttggaaaaaagtgaaagtatTATGctttctggaaacaaaaagaCCAGTGGTTTTACATAACTTCTTGCCTTCCTCTGCTCACTGCATACAGTTGCTGTTTGGTGCATTCTGCAACCATTGAGAAATTCTTGAAATAATTCTAAAATGACAGCTCAtgacaaaagaaacaaaccaaaatgcaaacgtttccaaataaaattaatgatCTTTATTTATCCAAAACTGTCACTAACGGTGCACATCTGCAACATCACAGCAGTTTCCTCAAGcttttaaagaaggaaataagTAAAACGGCCGAAGCATCACACACCACTGTACCTTGCTCACAGCACCCATGGTGATGGTGGTCAGTCTGACAACACTTGTCCCTTAGAGGCATTTTCCGCGTACTTTCCTTCTACATCCAGCTGCTGGGTTCTGCTGAAATAAGCAATTTAACTGTCACCCCCGAAGAACGGGCTGCTAGAGCAGCGCCAAGCTCACACGCCCACTTCCTCCAGGGGCCCCGCCGGGGCAGGCCGGGAGTCAGCGGCACCCTCCGCGCAGGAGAAAGTTTCCATTGTTTACCGCAGGTCTCACAACGCCCTCTGCAACGGCCGCTGCGCCGGGCCCGCCCGCACCGCTCCGCTGCCTCCCTCCCGCAGGGCCCCGCCACCCAGCGCGGCCCGGCCCGCCGCCACCTGCGCCTCGGCCGGTGGAGGAGAAGCCCCAGCCTCcgccagcccagcccagcccagccgCCCGGCCCCTCGCCCCCTCAGCGGGCGGCTCCCGCCACCCCGCTCTCCCGCCGCCCCTCGCCGCGCTCCGtctccccctcccagccctcctcccGTAGCCCCACCGCCGGGACGCCGTCCCTCAGCTCCCAAGGGACCGGGGGGAAAAGCTACGTC from Heliangelus exortis chromosome 1, bHelExo1.hap1, whole genome shotgun sequence harbors:
- the ZNF800 gene encoding zinc finger protein 800, whose amino-acid sequence is MPLRDKCCQTDHHHHGCCEQVHLLEPGDPPLLQQPLQTSKSGIQQIIECFRSGTKQLKHILLKDVDTIFECKLCRSLFRGLPNLITHKKFYCPPSLQMDDNLPDIHDKQSQAINDLLEAIYPRVDKQEYVIKLEPIETNQNAVFQYVSRTDSPDENLESSNTPDQAPVQTQEPSTEQTKTVAAPASVLAGETVELPPADPVMNKVIPPPEEQPPAVNPELDSLDNSDFGHQLICCLCRKEFHSRRSVRRHIRKVHKKKMEELKKYIETKKKPNQCIAKGRNKNVLVTLGRSCPVCYKSFATKANVRRHFDEVHRGLRRDSITPDIATKPGQPLFLDTASAKKSFKTRKQKSSSKAEYNLTACKCLLCKRKYSSQIMLKRHMQIVHKITLSGKNSKREKGPNNTANGTEIKVKVEPADSVEPSPPSIALSPQNELKGTNHSNEKKSTPSAQKNKVKQDPENPKSTSKSTAKSTCKSTAKSTSKSTNASAAGGQQKTRKPKLSAGFDFKQLYCKLCKRQFTSKQNLTKHIELHTDGNNIYVKYYRCPLCSYETRRKRDVIRHITVVHKKSPRYLGKITASLEIRAIKKPIDLVLNKVTKRGPQRDETKQIASKQDVTSNSPNKKYEGADVGIEVKVTKNFSLHRCNKCGKAFARKAFLEHHKKTHKANVSHSPEENKTKGRSTRSKAVVWFK